One Neosynechococcus sphagnicola sy1 DNA segment encodes these proteins:
- the frr gene encoding ribosome recycling factor, which yields MKKAVESTQRSFNTIRTGRANASILDRVVVEYYGAPTPLKSLANVSTPDATTITIQPFDRSSLNLVEKAISLSDIGLTPSNDGSTIRLNIPPLTSDRRKELVKQAAKYGEEGKVSIRNIRRDAVDAIRKQEKSGEVSEDEARDLQDKVQKLTDKFIIRVDELLMEKEKDITTV from the coding sequence ATGAAAAAAGCGGTGGAATCAACGCAGCGCTCTTTTAATACGATCCGAACTGGACGGGCGAATGCGTCGATTCTAGATCGAGTGGTGGTGGAATATTATGGTGCCCCCACCCCCCTCAAATCCTTGGCGAATGTTAGTACCCCTGACGCTACGACGATTACCATTCAACCCTTTGATCGCAGCAGTTTGAACCTGGTTGAGAAGGCGATTTCCCTCTCGGATATTGGCTTAACTCCCAGTAATGATGGCTCCACCATTCGGTTAAATATTCCTCCCCTGACCAGCGATCGCCGCAAAGAGCTGGTGAAACAAGCTGCCAAGTATGGAGAGGAAGGTAAGGTGTCGATTCGTAACATCCGCCGGGATGCAGTGGACGCCATTCGCAAGCAAGAGAAATCTGGGGAGGTCTCAGAAGACGAAGCTCGAGATCTCCAAGATAAAGTTCAAAAACTAACGGACAAGTTCATTATCAGGGTGGATGAGCTTTTAATGGAGAAAGAGAAGGATATCACTACCGTCTAA